A region from the Acyrthosiphon pisum isolate AL4f chromosome A1, pea_aphid_22Mar2018_4r6ur, whole genome shotgun sequence genome encodes:
- the LOC100161087 gene encoding uncharacterized protein LOC100161087 has product MAQETRTDDGMYIKQETSSVIHNVCFVCGNSGHPEQYWLRVRPPSTGPSDGTPHFPFLEMHEPPQGYRQPLNAKQDSAITSCYLCYSLLIGQWDRYERENVPARQRVYWLKRCDNGPFTGADLSTQGEYACQLLGLSVDYTNSHKDTIMSSAMSQITGEDSRGARIPLTSISTSSDHIAQLNGSNPINTNTPHSNPGSYSSSSGTDILDLSMPDKNSSTEVCYVCGEEFRRGSLSHVSAKPPANVNQTEQPFFPSLMLHPRPPRSRPMDSTGRVQTCTACHAHLLNQWQVYTSKGIPHGERNYILRKRLIPSIDTSTFICFTCSLEYPSSSMRSLYCYPNNIREPYYPSLTKIKTPPGALPISSQGTVQVCAVCFKSVPQKHQVTMLMDLPVVPSPSPSLQSIKSPDIRFRPYDITKPNKSQTPTPSEAHRSTHAVSSDVSGNGGPLRIMSGNNFRCYVCYEMQHRSQLEWLCTNAEGMNSHAMHFPCLTQLSRSSENYCVESQGRVLACSKCVPQLSAQWNSMEANRVPLEHRRYNVPSLNVNGFNTQQISSRNDVSSIYCFLCNHHSDLTYARVLYSRPQGRNAPYFPYLLKHETTQGAEQLREDGSALVCTFCYHAYVAQWRDYESSSVPIPQHERSYNHKEYVCYVCTQRAGRRQIRSLAVNDYPFLRYHRQIDQALLLENGEFAVVCVECYETIHIQAIEYERFGMPLDKQSLQNTNTVKTVKQEDNYSQRGPQNMTVEKAQVNQTNKTQRKNVKQQQQQTAVDSTKRSMLNSNQYNSKTDAGLVKPQPTSSGSKRTLMPNLIGQAPPPPSPGGRSFAAALRNLAKQAGPPSTHSNDKEGIESQEKHQQESLKGRIALPGCNKTQPDNESKSTGLNTEPRSGFQPYKPDEQRTMVPTSASAPPPHFAVDPASYSPYHPANLYSPHFQHAFRIEEQMYLERCGVPLFPTSAYHPHNSPHPSTLYGLHHIQSPLVMSPNIVDRMKMEEDRLQRDRDMQEREKRDKAKQQQRVKNVHTMAADLSGRRH; this is encoded by the exons ATGGCACAAGAAACTCGCACCGATGATGGCATGTACATAAAACAAGAGACCTCTAGTGTGATACATAATGTTTGTTTCGTTTGTGGAAATTCTGGACACCCCGAGCAGTATTGGTTACGTGTACGACCGCCATCCACCGGACCATCTGATGGCACTCcacattttccatttttggaAATGCATGAACCTCCACAAGGTTATAGACAACCATTGAACGCCAAGCAGGATAGTGCG ATAACAAGTTGTTACTTGTGTTATTCATTGTTAATTGGTCAATGGGATCGATATGAAAGAGAAAATGTTCCAGCTAGACAACGCGTCTACTGGTTAAAACGCTGTGATAATGGTCCATTTACTGGCGCTGATCTCTCTACACAAGGGGAATATGCATGCCAACTATTGGGACTCAGTGTTGACTACACTAAtag TCATAAGGATACAATTATGTCATCTGCAATGTCTCAAATTACTGGAGAGGATAGTCGAGGTGCTAGAATACCACTTACATCAATTTCTACATCATCTGATCACATAGCACAATTAAATGGTTCAAATccaattaatacaaatacacCTCATTCTAATCCAG gaagttatagtagtagtagtggtACAGATATTTTAGATCTATCTATGCCTGATAAAAATTCTTCTACTGAAGTTTGCTATGTATGTGGGGAAGAATTCCGACGAGGTTCCTTATCACATGTGTCAGCTAAACCACCAGCAAATGTTAATCAAACTGAGCAACCGTTTTTTCCTAGCCTTATGCTTCATCCTAGACCTCCTCGTTCTAGGCCAATGGATAGTACAGGGCGTGTACAAACATGTACTGCCTGTCATGCTCACTTATTAAATCAGTGGCAG GTCTATACGTCAAAAGGCATTCCACACGGTGAAAggaattatattttacgtaaGCGATTAATTCCATCTATAGATACatctacatttatttgttttacttgTTCACTCGAATACCCTTCGTCTTCTATGAG gTCGTTATattgttatccaaataatatccGTGAACCTTATTATCCGTCATTGACGAAAATAAAAACTCCACCTGGTGCACTTCCTATATCTTCTCAAGGCACTGTTCAA gtttgtGCGGTTTGTTTTAAATCTGTACCTCAAAAACACCAAGTTACTATGTTAATGGATTTACCTGTTGTTCCATCACCTTCTCCGTCTCTTCAATCAATTAAATCACCAGATATTCGTTTTCGGCCTTATGATATAACAAAACCAAATAAATCACAAACACCAACACCGTCTGAAGCACATCGTAGTACTCATGCA GTTAGTTCTGATGTATCTGGTAATGGAGGACCACTTCGTATCATGAGTGGTAATAACTTTCGTTGTTATGTATGCTATGAAATGCAACATCGTTCACAATTAGAATGGTTATGCACAAATGCAGAAGGAATGAATTCACATGCTATGCATTTTCCTTGTCTTACACAATTATCaag atcaTCGGAAAATTATTGCGTTGAATCCCAAGGTAGAGTATTAGCCTGTTCTAAGTGTGTTCCACAGCTATCTGCCCAATGGAATTCTATGGAAGCCAACAGGGTCCCTTTAGAACATAGGag gtATAACGTTCCTAGTTTGAATGTTAATGGTTTTAATACTCAACAAATATCTAGTCGAAATGATGTTTCGTCCATTTATTGTTTCTTATGCAACCATCACTCAGATTTAACTTATGCCAGAGTTTTATACAGCCGTCCACAA GGTCGAAATGCACCATATTTCCCATATCTTTTAAAACACGAAACTACACAAGGTGCAGAACAATTGCGTGAAGATGGATCTGCATTAGTGTGTACATTTTGTTATCATGCTTATGTTGCCCAATGGCGAGATTATGAATCAAGTTCAGTACCTATTCCACAGCATGAAAGAAGTTATAACCATAAGGAATATGTATGTTATGTTTGTACACAAAGAGCTGGACGACGACAAATTCGATCACTTGCagttaat gACTATCCTTTTCTACGCTATCATCGTCAAATTGACCAagcattattattagaaaatggAGAGTTTGCAGTTGTTTGTGTTGAATGCTATGAAACTATACATATACAAGCTATTGAATATGAACGATTTGGTATGCCATTAGATAAACAAAGTCTTCAAAATACTAATACAGTTAAGACGGTAAAGCAAGAAGACAATTATAGCCAACGAGGACCACAAAATATGACAGTTGAAAAAGCACAG GTTAATCAGACTAATAAAACTCAacgaaaaaatgttaaacaacaacagcaacaaacTGCTGTTGACAGTACAAAACGGTCAATGTTAAATTCTAATCAATACAACTCCAAAACAGATGCAG gtttagtTAAACCTCAACCAACAAGTTCAGGTTCAAAACGTACTTTAATGCCAAATCTTATTGGACAAGCTCCACCACCACCATCTCCTGGTGGTAGATCATTTGCTGCTGCTCTTAGAAATTTAGCTAAACAAGCCGGACCCCCTTCTACTCATTCCAAtg aTAAAGAAGGAATTGAGTCCCAAGAAAAACACCAACAAGAATCTTTGAAAGGACGAATTGCACTTCCAGGCTGTAATAAAACACAACCAGATAAT GAATCAAAATCAACTGGTCTAAATACTGAGCCTCgtagtggttttcaaccttatAAGCCTGATGAACAAAGAACTATGGTACCTACATCAGCATCTGCTCCTCCTCCTCATTTTGCCGTTGACCCTGCCTCATACTCACCTTACCATCCTGCAAATCTTTATTCCCCACATTTTCAACATGCTTTTCG gattgAAGAACAAATGTACCTTGAAAGATGTGGAGTACCTTTGTTTCCTACTTCTGCATATCATCCTCATAATAGTCCTCATCCTTCAACTCTATATGGACTTCATCATATACAGTCACCATTAGTCATGTCCCCAAATATAGTAGATAGAATGAAAATGGAAGAAGACAGGCTACAAAGAGACAGAGATATGCAAGAGCGAGAAAAAAGAGACAAGGCAAAGCAACAACAGCgagttaaaaatgttcatactaTGGCAGCTGACCTTTCAG GAAGGCGTCATTAA